The following are from one region of the Ischnura elegans chromosome 12, ioIscEleg1.1, whole genome shotgun sequence genome:
- the LOC124169506 gene encoding sarcosine dehydrogenase, mitochondrial, producing MWTQLVKNRKLPSLLASQNGRCCCQSSIQQRFASSNEAADPPLPEIADVVIIGGGSIGCSTLYHLARMGAGNGAVLLERGKLTCGTTWHTAGLVWRLRPSDVEIQLLDSTRNLLRRLEDETGLNSGWIQNGGLFIANTEERLKEYRRLMTAGRSFDIESRMISPDEAKELFPLLDPKAFSGALYSPGDGTVDPNSLCTALTKYATSRGGKVYEGCPVTNVILEGKKFGVKQVSGVNTPKGFIQTKKIINCSGVWGREIAKMAGVEIPLVPMKHAYVVTESIPGVRNTPNVRDHDSSTYFRVQGDSLCVGGYEFDPILLDNVPDDFQFGLYDLNWDVFGVHVKGATNLAPEIGKTGIKSTVCGPESFTPDHKPLMGEDPRVRGLYHGCGFNSSGMMLGGGCGEQLAHWVMKRRPLLHMYAYDIRRFTPEQCKNEKWSKERSHESYAKNYAIVFPHDEPLAGRNLRTDPVHQVLLDAGCVFQERLGWERPGWFQSPGSFTSSPKPAPYDWYGAYGNQRSQDSTYKALLKKDHTFGFPDHHHEIGVEAKACRDKVAVFDMSYFGKFFLTGPEAQEAVDWIFTVDTKSKLKEAEASGDPLTKTFYTCMLNSQGGIEADLTVTVVESGNGGVCDPIFKGRGFYIAAGGASANHCWAHIQSELAEKGFRACLSDATEQMGMLSIQGPNSRSVLEQVLHIPLDDESFPFSASRLVKVDLGRNNPPALARALRLSFVGELGWELHLPLDACVPVLTAILNAGEQYGIKHGGYRALDSLSHEKGYHLWNADLRSDDNPIEAGLAFTCRRKGEYLGKEAVERYRKQGPPKRLAFFVLKEEVPLWGLEAIWRDDQVVGFLRRGEYGFSLGASIGFGYVRHPEGKSVTKSFLESGRYEIEVMGTRYPAELHLRSPFDPENNRLKGIYSS from the exons ATGTGGACTCAGTTAGTAAAGAACAGAAAG TTACCATCCCTGCTTGCCAGTCAAAATGGCCGTTGTTGCTGTCAGTCTTCAATACAGCAGAGATTTGCCAGCAGTAACGAAGCAGCAGATCCTCCTCTACCTGAAATTGCTGATGTTGTCATAAtag GTGGTGGAAGTATTGGTTGCAGCACACTTTATCATTTGGCCCGAATGGGAGCAGGAAATGGTGCAGTATTGCTTGAAAGAGGTAAATTAACCTGCGGTACAACATGGCACACTGCAGGGCTTGTCTGGCGCCTGAGACCATCAGATGTTGAAATACAGCTCCTAGATTCAACCCGAAATCTGTTGAGAAGACTAGAAGACGAAACTGGATTGAACTCTGGGTGGATACAAAATGGAGGGCTTTTTATAGCCAACACTGAG GAGAGACTTAAGGAATACAGAAGACTCATGACAGCAGGAAGATCTTTTGACATAGAGTCACGAATGATTTCTCCAGATGAGGCAAAAGAGCTCTTTCCCCTATTGGACCCAAAGGCATTTTCAGGTGCTCTTTATAGCCCAGGGGATGGGACTGTGGACCCTAATAGTTTATGCACTGCCTTGACCAAGTACGCTACCTCACGTGGAGGGAAG GTCTATGAAGGCTGTCCTGTTACTAATGTTATACTGGAGGGGAAGAAGTTTGGGGTTAAACAAGTTTCAGGTGTGAACACACCAAAAGGATTCATTCAAACCAAAAAGATAATTAATTGCTCAG GTGTTTGGGGACGAGAAATTGCAAAAATGGCCGGTGTTGAAATCCCACTTGTGCCGATGAAGCATGCCTACGTTGTAACAGAAAGCATTCCAGGAGTGAGGAACACCCCGAACGTCCGTGATCATGATTCATCTACGTATTTTCGGGTCCAAGGTGATTCCCTGTGTGTTGGGGGATATGAATTCGACCCCATCCTTTTGGACAAT GTTCCTGACGATTTCCAATTTGGTCTTTACGACCTTAATTGGGATGTATTTGGCGTCCATGTTAAAGGTGCAACAAACTTAGCACCGGAAATTGGAAAGACGGGAATCAAATCCACTGTTTGTGGGCCTGAGAGTTTCACACCTGATCATAAGCCATTGATGG GTGAGGATCCAAGAGTGAGAGGACTATACCATGGCTGTGGGTTCAATTCTTCAGGAATGATGCTCGGTGGAGGATGTGGAGAACAATTGGCCCACTGGGTAATGAAAAGAAGGCCTCTTCTGCATATGTACGCCTATGACATAAG GCGCTTCACACCAGAGCAGTGCAAGAATGAAAAGTGGTCCAAGGAACGCTCACATGAAAGTTATGCAAAAAATTATGCCATAGTATTTCCTCATGATGAACCCTTAGCTGGAAGGAATTTGCGCACTGATCCTGTACACCAG GTTCTGCTGGACGCAGGGTGTGTATTTCAAGAACGTCTGGGCTGGGAACGTCCTGGATGGTTTCAGTCTCCTGGATCTTTCACTTCCTCTCCTAAGCCAGCCCCCTATGATTGGTATGGTGCATATGGAAACCAACGCTCTCAAGATTCTACCTACAAGGCACTATTGAAGAAAGACCACACCTTTGGATTTCCTGATCATCATCATGAG ATTGGTGTTGAGGCCAAAGCATGCAGAGACAAAGTGGCAGTATTTGACATGTCTTACTTTGGAAAATTTTTTCTAACTGGACCAGAAGCTCAGGAGGCTGTCGATTGGATTTTCACAGTTGACACTAAATCAAAGCTTAAAGAGGCAGAAGCTAGTGGTGATCCATTGACCAAAACATTTTACACCTGCATGCTGAACTCTCAAGGAGGTATTGAAGCTGACCTTACTGTCACAGTGGTGGAAAGTGGAAATGGTGGTGTTTGTGACCCTATTTTCAAG ggGAGAGGATTTTATATAGCGGCTGGAGGAGCATCTGCCAATCATTGTTGGGCCCATATTCAGTCTGAGCTGGCTGAAAAAGGATTCAGAGCTTGCCTGAGTGATGCTACTGAACAGATGGGAATGCTTTCAATTCAGGGACCAAATAG CCGTTCAGTTTTGGAGCAGGTGTTACACATTCCTCTGGATGATGAGTCGTTCCCATTCTCTGCCTCCCGATTGGTCAAGGTGGACCTTGGAAGGAATAATCCACCTGCACTTGCAAGGGCTTTGCGCCTAAGTTTTGTTGGAGAGCTTGGTTGGGAGTTGCATCTGCCTTTAGATGCCTGCGTTCCTGTCCTAACGGCTATTCTAAATGCTGGGGAGCAATATGGAATAAAGCATGGTGGTTATAGAGCCCTTGATTCTCTCAGCCATGAGAAAG GGTATCATTTATGGAATGCTGACCTGAGATCTGATGACAATCCAATTGAGGCTGGATTAGCTTTTACTTGTCGACGCAAAGGAGAATATCTAGGGAAAGAAGCAGTAGAAAGATATCGGAAGCAGGGACCTCCAAAACGCCTggctttttttgttttgaaaga GGAGGTTCCACTTTGGGGACTAGAGGCAATTTGGAGGGATGATCAAGTTGTTGGCTTCCTTAGGCGTGGTGAATATGGATTTTCCCTTGGCGCCAGCATTGGATTTGG ATACGTGAGGCACCCAGAGGGAAAGTCAGTGACCAAAAGCTTCCTGGAATCAGGTCGATATGAAATTGAGGTCATGGGGACTCGCTATCCTGCTGAATTACATCTTCGCAGCCCGTTTGATCCCGAGAATAACAGACTGAAAGGCATATATTCATCTTGA
- the LOC124169507 gene encoding peptidyl-prolyl cis-trans isomerase-like 3, whose amino-acid sequence MAVTLHTDVGDIKIELYCESCPKSCENFLALCASDYYNGCLFHRNMKGFIVQTGDPTNTGKGGNSIWGRKFEDEFKDDLKHCCRGIVSMANSGPNSNASQFFITYAEQPHLDLKYTIIGKVIDGFDGLEELEKLPVNPKNYRPLTETRITSVTIHANPLAS is encoded by the exons ATG gCGGTAACCCTCCACACAGACGTTGGTGATATCAAAATTGAATTATACTGTGAATCTTGCCCCAAGTCGTGTGAG aattttttggCTCTCTGTGCCAGTGATTATTACAATGGCTGTCTTTTTCATCGTAATATGAAAGGATTTATTGTGCAGACCGGAGATCCCACCAACACCGGGAAAGGCGGTAATTCAATATGGGGTAGAAAGTTTGAAGACGAATTTAAAGATGACTTGAAG caCTGCTGCAGGGGCATAGTGTCGATGGCTAATAGTGGACCGAACTCGAATGCTAGTCAGTTTTTTATCACGTATGCCGAGCAACCGCATTTAGATTTAAAATATACTATCATAGGAAA GGTAATTGATGGATTTGATGGCTTGGAAGAGCTGGAGAAACTCCCTGTAAACCCCAAAAACTACAGACCTCTTACTGAAACGAGGATAACCAGTGTGACGATACATGCGAACCCCTTAGCGTCGTGA